From Synoicihabitans lomoniglobus, the proteins below share one genomic window:
- the rpiB gene encoding ribose 5-phosphate isomerase B, giving the protein MSQTFSIAIGSDHAGFAYKGKIIEMLLAEGHTVKDMGTHSAESCDYPDYIFPVAKAVAAGEFERGIVLGGSGNGEAITANRVKGVRCGLCWNEQVAIWNRSHNDANCLSLGERTVTIDEALHIVRVWLATPFEGGRHIRRIEKIDA; this is encoded by the coding sequence ATGTCCCAAACCTTTTCCATCGCCATTGGTTCCGACCACGCCGGCTTCGCCTACAAGGGCAAGATCATCGAAATGCTCCTCGCCGAGGGCCATACCGTGAAGGACATGGGCACGCATTCCGCTGAGTCGTGCGACTACCCCGACTATATTTTCCCCGTGGCCAAAGCCGTCGCCGCCGGTGAATTCGAACGCGGCATCGTGCTCGGCGGTTCCGGCAACGGCGAAGCCATCACCGCCAACCGTGTCAAAGGCGTGCGCTGCGGTCTCTGCTGGAACGAGCAGGTCGCGATCTGGAATCGTTCCCACAACGACGCCAATTGCCTCTCCCTCGGTGAACGCACCGTCACGATCGACGAAGCGTTGCACATCGTCCGCGTCTGGCTCGCCACCCCGTTCGAAGGCGGTCGCCACATCCGTCGCATCGAAAAAATCGACGCGTAG
- a CDS encoding sialidase family protein — MSTHRSIPVLLIKALLCGSFLSVVAMGQIAFRREVNIGSHHFSHFAANSTTFVWAGKAGLIATSTDGLNWLNQDAGTYESFNKLFVIGERFVAGGEAGSVFTSENGKTWQQRLVGVTQLNQGETDGVLYAERPGFAATLLKSVDGLTWTEVTETPSYSHAPAHQAQLGDITLDGWSRSTGNGESADFTGSINQLPSWSLANGHPESGSLAFGNDVWISNGGYFSNDGIHWEPMSIIDTLSRRPFGAVSIAGERFFFFDNNPHSQIANELWTWNEGAEFQLATTFEAPVEPEAAYTNGVYLFLEHESTAIYRSRDALTWTRIPDALSPGNLGYHLEADVRSRTVVSSDHGFLLLLGGIGFFTSPDGLAWSPLATDLDGIASPTQMKHSGGLLVVHDGNQIWTSPNATHWEVVTDAPLSRIDHAVYSGSHLLVVGLDEATSGLRYLAARDDGGHWTRAVLATNERARDLVTGNGLTLAGFESDIWSARDGVGPRITIAGDTHFEVFADHTLSLAATVESARTYETQWARGSLNVPNATSTRLSWSFDVPTDGQEIPFVLKVNDGSHLTSAVFYVTVHSNTPPTFGATDLVASIRPNASGGLDQTLWVAAVGPQLHYQWFRNGMAIVHDRDHLNVPINVSTLGDVYHVVVSNPAGSITSEEHIIRKPALTASAPELWRGPGPEVFQVNAQGAWGYQWRHNGIPIPGANRPQLAPTSIISGVYEPFAPGFYDVLIFNAETTIRRGPIRYPADGGEPLPGDIPDYPWAPLTPVHLSNLSVRAEAGSGAAALVPGFVISGEGIVETSNSASLLLRAIGPGLIPYGIENAMDDPRLQLRDPTDELIAQNFRWGDATGDLASVFETVGAFALDPASKDAALVHVIPHRIESTILTANAANTDGTTGETLVELYLVPDGNGSHLTNLSTRGVIKPDRPLTAGFVVEGTGSLNLLMRAVGPSLRNFGVEDVAISPRLSLFDGNGELIVESPPVYPHNLANIEQAVGAFPINASSADTAIVKTLDEGVYTLRAEDDLEGIVLVEIYLIPRDTFLAETPSP, encoded by the coding sequence TTGTCTACGCATCGCTCAATCCCGGTTCTTCTGATCAAGGCCCTGCTCTGTGGCAGTTTTCTATCGGTGGTGGCGATGGGACAAATCGCGTTCCGTCGGGAGGTCAACATTGGCTCCCACCACTTCTCCCACTTCGCGGCAAATTCCACCACGTTTGTTTGGGCCGGAAAAGCCGGACTCATCGCCACCTCCACCGACGGGCTAAATTGGCTAAATCAGGACGCGGGCACCTATGAGTCTTTCAACAAGCTATTTGTCATCGGAGAACGGTTCGTCGCGGGTGGCGAAGCGGGATCGGTTTTCACGTCCGAGAACGGTAAAACGTGGCAACAACGACTGGTCGGCGTCACTCAGCTCAATCAGGGTGAGACCGACGGGGTGCTTTATGCGGAGAGACCGGGCTTCGCGGCAACCCTGCTTAAATCCGTCGACGGCTTGACCTGGACCGAAGTCACCGAGACGCCTTCCTACTCCCACGCTCCAGCACACCAAGCCCAACTCGGGGATATCACCCTCGACGGCTGGAGTCGGTCGACGGGCAACGGCGAGTCGGCTGATTTCACCGGGAGCATCAATCAACTGCCATCTTGGAGCCTGGCCAACGGGCACCCGGAGTCCGGCTCGCTGGCATTTGGCAACGACGTTTGGATTTCCAACGGAGGTTACTTCTCAAACGACGGCATCCATTGGGAGCCCATGAGTATCATCGATACCCTCTCCCGACGACCTTTCGGGGCCGTGAGCATTGCCGGCGAGCGATTCTTCTTTTTCGACAACAATCCCCATAGTCAGATTGCCAACGAACTGTGGACTTGGAACGAAGGAGCTGAGTTTCAACTCGCCACCACGTTTGAAGCCCCCGTCGAACCCGAGGCCGCCTACACCAACGGAGTGTATCTGTTTCTTGAGCACGAAAGCACCGCCATCTACCGCTCCCGGGACGCGCTCACCTGGACTCGAATCCCGGATGCTTTGAGCCCCGGAAACCTCGGCTACCATCTCGAAGCCGATGTCCGGTCGCGCACCGTGGTTTCCTCCGACCATGGCTTCCTGCTGCTGCTCGGTGGCATCGGGTTTTTCACGTCTCCGGACGGGCTTGCCTGGTCTCCGCTCGCCACCGACCTCGATGGCATCGCTTCCCCCACGCAGATGAAGCACAGCGGAGGTCTCCTCGTGGTTCACGACGGCAACCAGATTTGGACCTCCCCCAACGCCACGCACTGGGAGGTCGTCACGGATGCCCCGCTGAGCCGCATTGATCACGCCGTTTACTCGGGCTCCCATCTGCTGGTCGTGGGGCTGGACGAGGCGACCAGCGGTTTGCGCTATCTCGCTGCCCGCGACGACGGCGGACATTGGACGCGGGCGGTTTTGGCGACAAACGAACGGGCCCGTGATCTGGTCACCGGCAACGGACTCACGCTGGCTGGTTTCGAAAGCGACATCTGGTCGGCCCGCGATGGTGTGGGACCACGCATCACGATTGCGGGCGACACTCACTTCGAGGTTTTCGCCGATCATACCCTGTCATTGGCCGCCACGGTGGAATCCGCTCGGACCTACGAAACCCAATGGGCCCGCGGCAGCTTGAACGTGCCAAACGCGACGTCCACCCGCCTCTCGTGGTCGTTCGATGTCCCGACCGACGGACAGGAGATTCCGTTCGTGCTAAAAGTGAACGATGGTTCTCACCTCACCTCGGCGGTTTTCTACGTAACCGTGCACTCCAACACGCCGCCCACCTTTGGCGCGACTGACTTGGTAGCCTCGATCCGGCCCAACGCATCGGGTGGCCTCGACCAAACACTTTGGGTGGCTGCCGTTGGTCCTCAACTCCACTACCAGTGGTTTCGCAACGGGATGGCCATCGTGCACGATCGAGACCACCTGAATGTGCCGATCAACGTCTCGACCTTGGGCGACGTCTATCACGTCGTCGTCTCGAATCCCGCGGGATCCATCACCAGCGAGGAGCACATCATTCGGAAACCGGCATTAACCGCCTCCGCCCCCGAGCTGTGGCGGGGGCCGGGACCCGAAGTGTTCCAAGTAAATGCCCAAGGGGCCTGGGGCTACCAATGGCGACACAACGGCATTCCGATTCCGGGTGCCAACCGCCCGCAACTCGCCCCCACTTCCATCATATCGGGAGTATACGAACCGTTCGCACCGGGCTTCTACGATGTGCTGATTTTCAACGCCGAGACCACCATTCGGCGCGGCCCGATTCGCTACCCGGCCGATGGCGGTGAGCCACTGCCCGGTGACATCCCGGACTACCCGTGGGCTCCGCTGACTCCGGTTCATCTGAGCAACCTCTCCGTGCGCGCCGAGGCCGGCTCGGGCGCGGCCGCGTTGGTGCCCGGATTTGTCATCAGCGGCGAGGGCATCGTGGAAACGTCCAACTCCGCATCCCTCCTGCTTCGGGCGATCGGGCCGGGATTGATCCCCTACGGGATTGAAAACGCCATGGACGACCCGCGACTGCAGCTGCGCGACCCCACCGACGAGCTCATCGCCCAGAACTTCCGCTGGGGCGATGCCACCGGTGACCTGGCCTCCGTCTTTGAAACCGTAGGAGCGTTCGCCCTCGATCCCGCCAGCAAGGACGCGGCCTTGGTTCACGTCATTCCCCACCGAATCGAGTCGACCATTCTGACGGCGAATGCCGCCAACACCGATGGCACGACGGGCGAAACCCTGGTCGAGTTGTATCTGGTGCCCGACGGCAACGGCAGCCATCTCACCAACCTCTCAACGCGTGGCGTGATCAAACCCGACCGCCCTCTGACCGCCGGTTTCGTGGTGGAGGGCACGGGTAGTCTCAATCTACTCATGCGGGCCGTCGGTCCCTCCCTGCGAAACTTTGGCGTCGAGGATGTGGCGATATCACCACGACTCTCCCTGTTCGATGGGAATGGCGAACTCATCGTCGAAAGCCCGCCAGTATACCCGCACAATCTGGCAAACATCGAACAAGCCGTCGGGGCCTTTCCCATCAATGCATCCTCGGCCGACACCGCGATTGTCAAAACCCTCGACGAAGGCGTCTACACCCTGCGCGCCGAAGATGACCTCGAAGGCATTGTGCTGGTTGAAATCTACTTGATTCCGCGTGACACCTTCCTCGCCGAAACCCCTTCGCCGTAA
- a CDS encoding KdsC family phosphatase, producing MPSLSDISAARWAAIKLLATDVDGVLTDGSIHVASDGVETKTFSVLDGLGMVRLLRDDVVVAWISGRASGATTVRATELKIPHIIQGRVDKHTALTELADALGIELAACVYVGDDDIDAGALRLAGIGVTVPDAMPAAVAAADCTTTRRAGAGAVREICEQILAHRGQD from the coding sequence ATGCCTAGTCTATCCGACATCTCCGCCGCTCGTTGGGCCGCCATCAAACTGCTCGCGACCGACGTCGACGGCGTGTTGACCGACGGGTCCATTCATGTCGCCTCCGACGGGGTCGAAACCAAGACCTTCAGCGTGCTCGACGGTCTCGGCATGGTGCGCCTCCTGCGCGATGATGTGGTCGTGGCATGGATCAGCGGCCGCGCCTCCGGGGCCACCACGGTGCGCGCCACCGAGTTAAAAATTCCGCACATCATTCAGGGACGAGTCGACAAGCACACCGCGCTGACCGAACTCGCCGATGCGCTGGGCATCGAACTCGCCGCCTGCGTCTACGTCGGCGATGACGACATCGATGCCGGGGCGTTGCGCCTTGCGGGCATCGGAGTGACCGTGCCCGACGCCATGCCGGCCGCCGTCGCGGCCGCCGATTGCACCACCACTCGCCGAGCCGGGGCGGGCGCGGTTCGCGAAATTTGTGAA
- a CDS encoding alpha/beta hydrolase has protein sequence MSIVTGLLADHHYAFQPAADASAPPLLLLHGTGGGEHDLISLGAKLSPGSALLSPRGNISERGAARFFRRFAEGVFDLDDVRARTDALAEFVRIAAQTHQIDLSRLIAIGFSNGANIAATIMQRQPDVLTGGILLRAMVVLDAPAAPGTLTGKRVLLASGDHDPLMTADDPRRLARHLRSGGAEVDHHVHDAGHGLVDADFSVSQSFLQRLP, from the coding sequence ATGTCCATCGTCACGGGTTTACTGGCTGACCATCACTACGCGTTTCAACCGGCGGCCGACGCATCCGCTCCCCCGCTCCTCTTGCTCCATGGCACGGGCGGTGGTGAACACGATCTGATTTCGCTGGGCGCCAAACTCTCGCCAGGTTCGGCCCTGCTCAGTCCTCGCGGCAATATTTCCGAGCGCGGAGCGGCCCGCTTCTTCCGCCGGTTCGCCGAGGGTGTGTTCGACCTCGATGATGTGCGGGCCCGCACCGATGCCCTGGCAGAATTCGTTCGCATAGCGGCTCAGACGCACCAGATCGACCTCTCCCGCCTCATCGCCATTGGGTTTTCCAACGGGGCCAACATCGCGGCCACCATTATGCAGCGCCAACCCGACGTGCTGACCGGCGGGATCCTCCTGCGCGCCATGGTGGTGCTCGACGCGCCCGCCGCTCCCGGCACATTGACCGGGAAACGCGTGCTCCTCGCCAGCGGCGATCACGACCCCCTCATGACCGCCGACGACCCCCGACGTCTCGCCCGTCATCTCCGTTCCGGTGGCGCCGAAGTCGACCACCACGTGCACGACGCCGGGCACGGTCTGGTCGATGCTGATTTCAGCGTTAGTCAGTCTTTCCTCCAGCGATTGCCCTGA
- a CDS encoding alpha-ketoacid dehydrogenase subunit alpha/beta codes for MAFPSPPSILSQRNLTAAELSGDDLTPAQLRLFAWMHLARRADNRILELFRQGLIKGTVTGGQGNEGLIVPLALLLDKATDVVSFTHRDFGGHLIWSGHLCEHLNQYFANAASPTQAREGNIHHGDPANRSLPMISHLGAMLSNVVGVTDAQRRAGHQAVGLCLFGDGGSSTGDIHETLNLASLLSLPILFVIENNHYAYSTPLDEQFNQSTPLWHRAAGYGIEGRHIDATDALSAADALADAVATVRTSGRPLLVEAKTLRLRGHAAYDTCDYLKPGESDGFFAADSLPKLRAHLVENGQTDAVAALETELNAFVESCIQHSLGVARPTPDMAKLTAEVFAPTAAPLPWEATPAETTELNFAQAINAALRKVLTERSESLILGQDIATYGGAFKVTDGLLNDFGRSRVFNTPLAESSCTGYAVGLALAGHRPIEEFQFSDFVTEAATQITLNAATYHFRSGAKVPLVLRMPCGGGLTFGSFHSQELESMLLSMPGIKALYPSTPQDAFNAVLAAVEDDNPVLLFEHKMLYRGAKGAVSWDGNYRKVWEPRHVAAGDYATVVTYGQMVGLATQAAAYFRDEYDYSFDIFDLRALSPLRLDAIKASLARTHRLIVLHEGRRSHGFGAELVAQLTEEHFFDLEAPPLRIASLDMPVPFAPELEAAYRPSVDSIIEKIADWIG; via the coding sequence ATGGCATTTCCGTCTCCCCCTTCGATTCTCTCTCAGCGCAATCTCACCGCCGCCGAACTCTCCGGCGACGATCTCACGCCCGCGCAACTCCGTTTGTTCGCTTGGATGCACCTCGCTCGCCGCGCGGACAACCGCATCCTCGAGCTCTTTCGCCAGGGCCTCATCAAGGGCACCGTCACGGGCGGCCAAGGCAACGAGGGCCTCATCGTGCCGCTCGCCCTGCTTTTGGACAAAGCCACCGACGTCGTTTCGTTCACCCATCGTGACTTCGGTGGCCACTTGATCTGGAGCGGCCACCTCTGCGAGCATCTGAACCAGTATTTTGCCAACGCCGCCTCCCCCACCCAGGCGCGCGAGGGCAACATCCATCACGGCGACCCGGCCAACCGGTCCCTGCCGATGATCTCTCACCTCGGGGCCATGTTGTCCAATGTCGTCGGCGTCACCGACGCCCAACGCCGCGCCGGTCATCAAGCCGTCGGCTTGTGTTTGTTCGGCGATGGCGGCTCCTCCACCGGCGACATTCATGAGACACTCAATCTCGCGAGCCTCTTGTCCCTGCCCATTCTCTTCGTCATCGAGAACAACCACTACGCCTACTCGACGCCGTTGGACGAACAGTTCAACCAATCCACGCCGCTGTGGCACCGCGCCGCCGGTTACGGGATCGAGGGTCGGCACATCGACGCCACCGACGCCCTCAGCGCCGCCGATGCCCTGGCTGATGCTGTCGCCACGGTCCGCACCTCCGGGCGCCCGTTGCTCGTGGAGGCCAAAACCCTCCGCCTCCGCGGTCACGCCGCCTACGACACCTGCGACTACCTCAAGCCCGGCGAGTCCGACGGCTTCTTCGCCGCCGATTCACTGCCCAAGCTGCGCGCTCATCTCGTCGAAAACGGTCAAACGGACGCCGTCGCGGCGCTCGAAACCGAACTCAACGCGTTTGTCGAATCGTGCATCCAGCACTCCCTCGGCGTCGCCCGCCCCACGCCCGACATGGCGAAGCTCACCGCCGAGGTGTTCGCTCCGACTGCGGCGCCATTGCCGTGGGAAGCCACTCCCGCCGAGACCACCGAGCTCAACTTCGCGCAAGCCATCAACGCCGCCCTGCGCAAGGTCCTGACCGAACGCTCCGAGTCGCTCATCCTGGGTCAGGACATCGCCACCTACGGCGGGGCTTTCAAAGTCACCGATGGTTTGCTCAACGACTTCGGCCGCAGCCGCGTGTTCAACACGCCGCTGGCGGAGAGTTCCTGCACCGGCTACGCCGTCGGACTGGCCCTCGCCGGTCATCGCCCGATCGAGGAGTTTCAGTTCTCCGACTTCGTCACCGAAGCCGCGACCCAGATCACGCTCAACGCCGCGACCTACCATTTCCGTTCCGGCGCCAAAGTGCCACTCGTGCTCCGTATGCCCTGTGGTGGCGGGCTGACGTTCGGGTCGTTCCACTCGCAGGAACTCGAGTCGATGCTGCTCTCGATGCCCGGCATCAAGGCCCTTTACCCGAGCACCCCGCAGGATGCCTTCAACGCCGTGTTGGCGGCCGTGGAGGACGACAACCCTGTTCTGCTCTTCGAGCACAAGATGCTCTACCGCGGCGCCAAGGGTGCCGTGTCGTGGGATGGCAACTACCGCAAGGTCTGGGAACCGCGCCACGTGGCCGCTGGCGATTACGCCACCGTCGTAACCTACGGTCAGATGGTGGGGCTCGCCACCCAGGCCGCCGCGTATTTCCGCGACGAATACGATTACAGCTTCGATATTTTCGACCTGCGCGCGCTGTCACCCCTGCGCCTCGACGCCATCAAAGCGTCCCTCGCCCGCACGCATCGATTGATCGTGCTGCATGAGGGTCGCCGCTCCCACGGTTTCGGCGCGGAGCTCGTCGCCCAACTCACCGAGGAACATTTCTTCGATCTCGAAGCGCCGCCACTGCGCATCGCCTCGCTCGACATGCCCGTGCCCTTTGCCCCCGAGCTCGAAGCCGCCTACCGACCGTCCGTCGATTCCATCATCGAAAAGATCGCCGACTGGATCGGCTGA
- a CDS encoding HAD family hydrolase, which translates to MKLLLWDIDGTLLASGGAGLRALEQATESVFNLPVPADLSTIDWAGRTDRWIAAKIFEKYDIEHTPDNVTRLLETYIGNLPAELSRTTAVLPGILALLTEVQQRNDIAQGLLTGNLERGAKTKLGHFDLWNYFPFGAFADDSAIRNELGPHALRRAAAHHDRTFAPTDVWIIGDTPHDIACGQIIGARTLAVATGHHTRDQLAAHAPDAGLDDLSNSAEFWAVIDGD; encoded by the coding sequence ATGAAACTTCTCCTCTGGGACATTGACGGCACCCTGCTCGCTTCGGGCGGAGCGGGTTTGCGGGCTCTCGAACAAGCCACCGAATCCGTTTTTAACCTACCGGTTCCCGCCGACCTCTCGACCATCGATTGGGCCGGGCGCACTGATCGCTGGATCGCCGCCAAGATCTTCGAGAAATACGACATCGAGCACACTCCCGATAACGTCACGCGTCTCCTCGAAACCTACATCGGCAACCTCCCCGCCGAGCTCTCGCGCACCACCGCTGTGCTCCCCGGTATTCTCGCGTTATTGACCGAAGTTCAGCAACGCAACGACATCGCGCAGGGCTTGCTCACCGGCAACTTGGAGCGCGGCGCGAAAACCAAACTCGGACACTTCGATCTCTGGAACTATTTCCCGTTTGGAGCCTTCGCCGATGACAGCGCGATTCGCAACGAACTCGGTCCGCACGCTCTGCGCCGCGCCGCCGCTCACCATGATCGCACCTTCGCTCCCACCGATGTCTGGATTATTGGCGACACCCCACACGATATCGCCTGTGGCCAGATCATCGGCGCACGCACCCTCGCCGTCGCCACCGGCCACCACACCCGCGATCAATTGGCTGCTCATGCCCCCGACGCCGGGTTGGATGATTTGTCTAATTCTGCGGAATTCTGGGCTGTCATCGACGGCGACTAG
- a CDS encoding PEP-CTERM sorting domain-containing protein encodes MFSLLSRIRKLNTTALLTGVFILGASLHAQSYNIDLGSHYTEPPNSFGGSANQPGVWNRVDTTGTTALVDLNNLSAGATVEVLVPDGGLYGFYGNEVISDQDLLQSDRFNSPSSAAWSIEVFGLSNGLYDIYVYSSLSTGTFTLQGQPADAISGYSPASLGHGSAGSPTFGLFENIAVTDGSLSFFQTNTELSGFTSVAGLQIVAASAVPEPSSYAALAGLAVMGFVAQRRRGRRETYPAA; translated from the coding sequence ATGTTCTCACTGTTATCCCGTATCCGTAAACTTAACACGACCGCACTGTTGACCGGCGTCTTCATCCTCGGCGCATCACTCCATGCTCAGTCTTACAACATCGACCTCGGGAGCCACTACACCGAGCCGCCCAACTCCTTCGGCGGTTCCGCCAACCAACCGGGCGTGTGGAATCGTGTTGATACCACAGGCACCACGGCATTGGTCGATCTCAACAATCTGTCCGCCGGGGCGACGGTCGAGGTGCTTGTGCCCGACGGCGGACTCTACGGATTCTACGGCAATGAAGTCATTTCTGACCAGGATCTCCTGCAGAGTGATCGTTTCAATTCTCCCAGCAGCGCGGCTTGGTCCATTGAGGTCTTCGGTCTCTCCAACGGGCTCTACGATATCTACGTCTACAGCAGCCTCAGCACGGGAACCTTTACGCTGCAAGGTCAGCCCGCCGATGCCATTTCGGGCTACTCACCCGCATCGCTCGGCCATGGCTCGGCCGGTTCTCCCACCTTCGGCCTATTCGAAAATATCGCCGTTACCGACGGCTCCTTGAGTTTTTTCCAAACCAACACCGAGCTTTCCGGTTTCACCTCGGTCGCCGGCCTGCAAATCGTGGCGGCCTCCGCCGTGCCCGAGCCGTCCTCCTATGCCGCCCTTGCGGGGTTGGCCGTGATGGGTTTCGTCGCGCAGCGCCGCCGTGGTCGGCGGGAAACTTATCCGGCCGCTTGA